One Lytechinus pictus isolate F3 Inbred chromosome 12, Lp3.0, whole genome shotgun sequence genomic region harbors:
- the LOC129273581 gene encoding dihydropteridine reductase-like, which translates to MAANSRVFVYGGKGALGSQLVNFYKSKNWWVLSADLAPNEQADANVIISELNAWTPQSEEVYSKVEEALSGQKLDAILCVAGGWAGGNAKSKDLVKNADLMIKQSCWTSVISAGVAARHLKEGGLLQLTGAYPALEGTAGMMGYGMAKAAVHQLTKGLGADNSGLPANATALAILPVTLDTPMNRKFMANADFSSWTTLEYVSELLFKWSQGEDRPASGSLVQLITKEGNTELVVC; encoded by the exons ATGGCAGCAAACTCCCGTGTCTTCGTTTATGGTGGAAAAGGTGCCCTTGGTTCACAATTGGTGAATTTTTACAAATCAAAGAACTGG TGGGTATTATCTGCAGATTTGGCCCCCAACGAGCAAGCAGATGCTAATGTCATCATCAGTGAGCTGAATGCCTGGACCCCGCAGTCGGAAGAAGTCTACTCTAAGGTGGAGGAGGCCCTCTCTGGTCAGAAGTTAGATGCGATCCTATGTGTAGCAGGGGGATGGGCTGGAGGAAATGCAAAGTCCAAAG ACCTGGTGAAGAATGCTGACCTGATGATTAAACAGAGTTGCTGGACATCAGTCATCTCAGCTGGAGTTGCTGCCAGGCATTTAAAGGAGGGTGGCCTACTTCAGCTGACCGGTGCATACCCTGCGCTAGAAGGAACTGCAG GTATGATGGGTTATGGTATGGCTAAGGCAGCTGTTCATCAACTCACCAAAGGTCTTGGTGCTGATAACAGTGGATTACCAGCAAACGCTACAGCTCTTGCCATCCTGCC GGTTACCTTAGATACACCGATGAATAGAAAGTTCATGGCCAATGCTGATTTCTCCTCATGGACTACATTGGAATATGTATCAGA ATTATTGTTCAAATGGTCTCAGGGAGAGGATCGTCCAGCTAGTGGGTCTCTGGTCCAGCTTATCACTAAAGAAGGAAACACAGAACTTGTCGTTTGTTAG
- the LOC129273582 gene encoding E3 ubiquitin-protein ligase KCMF1-like, with protein sequence MSRHEGVSCDCCLKSNFRGRRYKCLICYDYDLCSTCYENGATTTRHTAEHPMQCILTRSDFDLYYGGEAVSLDQAQSFSCPYCGKMGFTETTLQEHVTSEHSDSNAEVVCPVCAASPGGDPNHVTDDFAAHLTLEHRSSREIDEAGNVRHLRRMFHPGRGIGPRPRRTNMHFGGGSALSAGQSSGSPGNREAMDPIAELLSQLSGARRSAGGLASHSSTASQLHQLQMMQLQLERQQQQQQQQQQQQQSQNAQVRSMGRRQVESLTVPPPRRPTGAAASANSNPSHGAPSYSSVVETGLLTASTSQQPESQYLLSRINEPSLSETDLQVSEIENADRSFFLQDLILSTLNDSDKESDTSLENIEGLLACTSLTEDTTIASPTLHKLGSLNLKEKEGPA encoded by the exons ATGTCCCGACATGAAG GTGTAAGCTGTGACTGCTGTCTGAAAAGTAATTTCCGAGGCAGAAGGTATAAGTGTCTGATTTGTTACGACTATGACCTTTGTTCGACCTGCTATGAAAACGGAGCAACAACTACAAGGCATACAGCAGAGCATCCAATGCAGTGTATACTTACTAGATCAGATTTTG ATTTATATTATGGTGGTGAAGCGGTGAGTTTAGACCAAGCCCAGTCCTTCTCCTGTCCATATTGTGGGAAGATGGGGTTTACAGAAACAACCTTACAAGAGCATGTCACTTCTGAACATTCTGACTCAAATGCAGAAGTG GTGTGTCCAGTGTGTGCAGCATCACCAGGAGGTGACCCTAATCATGTGACTGATGATTTTGCAGCTCATCTGACGTTAGAACACAGATCATCAAGAGAAATT GACGAAGCAGGCAATGTGAGGCATCTAAGAAGAATGTTTCATCCAGGCAGAGGTATAGGACCGAGACCAAGGCGGACAAACATGCACTTTGGTGGTGGCAGTGCACTCTCGGCAGGTCAAAGTTCAGGTTCTCCTGGCAACAGAGAAGCCATGGATCCTATAGCAG AACTCTTATCACAATTATCTGGGGCTAGGCGGTCAGCAGGTGGTCTTGCTAGCCATTCTTCGACAGCCTCACAGTTGCATCAACTACAGATGATGCAACTGCAATTAGAAAggcaacaacagcagcagcaacaacagcaacagcagcaacaaTCTCAGAATGCCCAAGTTAGGAGTATG GGGAGACGGCAAGTAGAAAGTTTGACAGTACCTCCTCCACGGAGACCTACCGGGGCAGCTGCATCGGCCAACAGCAACCCTAGCCACGGTGCCCCTTCTTACAGTTCGGTAGTGGAGACTGGTTTATTAACAGCCAGCACATCACAACAACCAGAGTCCCAGTATCTATTGTCAAG gATAAACGAGCCTTCCCTATCAGAAACGGACCTCCAGGTTTCAGAGATAGAGAATGCTGACCGCAGTTTCTTTCTCCAAGATCTGATCCTCTCCACGCTAAACGACTCCGACAAGGAGTCGGACACTTCACTAGAAAACATAGAGGGCCTCCTCGCTTGCACCAGTCTCACGGAGGATACGACGATAGCATCGCCAACCCTTCACAAGTTAGGATCtttaaatttgaaagaaaaggaggggcCGGCATAG